From Phenylobacterium montanum, the proteins below share one genomic window:
- a CDS encoding cold-shock protein has product MQTGIVKWFNGQKGFGFIQPDQGGADVFVHISAVERAGIGSLNEGQKLSFELERDQRSGKNSAAQLQLV; this is encoded by the coding sequence ATGCAAACCGGCATCGTAAAGTGGTTCAACGGCCAAAAAGGCTTCGGCTTCATTCAGCCCGACCAGGGCGGCGCAGACGTGTTCGTACACATCTCCGCCGTGGAGCGCGCCGGCATCGGCTCGCTCAATGAAGGCCAGAAGCTGTCGTTCGAACTCGAGCGCGACCAGCGTTCCGGCAAGAACTCGGCCGCCCAGCTGCAACTCGTCTGA
- a CDS encoding alpha/beta hydrolase family protein gives MWLAAGAAGAEEKPAPLPPPPSLDNFYEDPLFSHAQLSPDGRYLAVVQGGDVSAVLVTDLQGHTTQPILSLMQKGKTVKGLTADWIRWKSNDRLIVGLTLFDIRRAGDKPDGEIIGWRFGRFMMAMDRDGKNQLQLLKGGFWNSDRGGNVTLLDRLHNDPDHVLAIAPKTSGDPAVWKVNIKTGDAQMVESGDDNTDSWDTDAAGNIVTRMRDSGNSVIIEARAPGETKWTQVVKLRPKDKKELADFDILGPTDKPSQLYVAVKPKDKSEGETRRLRIYDLSTKTLSAPVWPELKYDVENIVQDDETYALKAVCYTVDVYTCDFKDPTMQAYFKGLSKFFKNDRSITPVSISSDGRWWLLLVSGPDEPATYYMFDWNEKNIDEVAPEYNHLSTAALAEKLRWSYPARDGTAIPAYLTRPRFAPKTPLPLIVMPHGGPEARDAFDYDTWSQYLSTRGYLVFQPNFRGSRGFGITWAEAGYGQWSGRMADDVTDGVKALISSGQADPNRICVFGASYGGYAALWAGATHPELYKCVVSWAGDADLMLSMKFEKSFGGKEGTRYQYWLKSIGDPEKQADALKKASPISYAETYKPPVLLIHGADDQTVTPEQSRNMEHALKKAGKDVKLIVYKDEDHTDWDTAHEKDAIDQVAKFIQAHIAPIPTTQAATAPAAAAQAAAAK, from the coding sequence TTGTGGCTGGCGGCCGGCGCGGCCGGGGCGGAAGAGAAGCCTGCGCCGCTCCCGCCGCCGCCAAGCCTGGATAACTTCTACGAAGACCCCCTGTTCAGCCACGCCCAGCTGTCGCCGGACGGCCGCTACCTGGCGGTGGTGCAAGGCGGGGACGTGTCGGCCGTGCTCGTCACCGACCTTCAGGGCCACACGACCCAGCCGATCCTGTCGCTTATGCAGAAGGGCAAGACCGTCAAGGGCCTGACGGCCGACTGGATCCGCTGGAAAAGCAACGACCGGCTGATCGTGGGCCTCACCCTGTTCGACATCCGCCGGGCCGGCGACAAGCCCGACGGGGAGATCATCGGCTGGCGCTTCGGCCGCTTCATGATGGCCATGGACCGCGACGGCAAGAACCAGCTGCAGTTGCTCAAGGGCGGCTTCTGGAACAGCGATCGGGGCGGCAATGTCACCCTGCTGGACCGGCTGCACAACGATCCCGACCACGTGCTGGCGATCGCGCCCAAGACCTCGGGCGATCCGGCGGTGTGGAAAGTCAACATCAAGACCGGCGACGCCCAGATGGTCGAGAGCGGCGACGACAACACCGACAGCTGGGACACCGACGCGGCCGGCAACATCGTCACCCGCATGCGCGATTCCGGCAATTCGGTGATCATCGAGGCGCGCGCGCCGGGCGAGACCAAATGGACCCAGGTCGTCAAGCTGAGGCCCAAGGACAAGAAGGAGCTGGCCGATTTCGACATCCTGGGCCCCACCGACAAGCCGAGCCAGCTCTATGTGGCGGTCAAGCCCAAGGACAAGAGCGAAGGCGAGACGCGCCGGCTACGCATCTACGATCTCTCGACGAAGACGCTGAGCGCGCCGGTCTGGCCGGAGCTGAAATACGACGTCGAGAACATCGTCCAGGACGACGAAACCTACGCGCTGAAAGCGGTCTGCTACACGGTCGACGTCTATACCTGCGACTTCAAGGACCCGACCATGCAGGCCTATTTCAAGGGCCTGTCGAAGTTCTTCAAGAACGACCGCAGCATCACCCCGGTCTCGATCTCCAGCGACGGGCGCTGGTGGCTGCTGCTGGTCAGCGGCCCGGACGAGCCGGCCACCTATTACATGTTCGACTGGAACGAGAAGAACATCGACGAGGTCGCCCCGGAGTACAACCACCTCTCGACGGCCGCCCTGGCGGAGAAGCTGCGCTGGTCCTACCCGGCGCGCGACGGGACCGCGATCCCGGCCTATCTGACCCGGCCGAGGTTCGCCCCCAAAACGCCGCTGCCGCTGATCGTCATGCCGCATGGCGGGCCCGAGGCGCGCGACGCCTTCGACTACGACACCTGGTCCCAGTACCTGTCGACCCGCGGCTATCTGGTGTTCCAGCCCAATTTCCGCGGATCGCGCGGGTTCGGGATCACCTGGGCCGAGGCAGGCTATGGCCAGTGGTCCGGCCGCATGGCCGACGACGTCACCGACGGGGTCAAGGCGCTGATCAGCTCGGGTCAGGCCGACCCGAACCGGATCTGCGTGTTCGGCGCCAGCTATGGCGGCTATGCCGCGCTCTGGGCCGGGGCGACGCACCCCGAGCTGTACAAGTGCGTGGTCAGCTGGGCGGGCGATGCCGACCTGATGCTGTCGATGAAGTTCGAGAAGTCGTTCGGCGGCAAGGAGGGCACGCGCTACCAGTACTGGCTGAAGTCGATCGGCGATCCGGAAAAGCAGGCCGACGCCCTGAAGAAGGCCTCGCCGATCAGCTATGCCGAAACCTACAAGCCGCCGGTGCTGCTGATTCACGGCGCCGACGACCAGACGGTGACGCCCGAACAGTCCCGCAACATGGAGCACGCCCTGAAGAAGGCAGGGAAGGACGTGAAGCTGATCGTCTACAAGGACGAGGACCACACCGACTGGGACACCGCGCACGAGAAGGACGCCATCGACCAGGTCGCCAAGTTCATCCAGGCCCATATCGCGCCGATCCCGACGACCCAGGCGGCGACTGCTCCGGCCGCGGCTGCGCAGGCGGCGGCGGCCAAGTGA
- a CDS encoding transketolase yields the protein MNAPLPAQSLANHAQDVIAELDDKVRWLSAWTIHNANHLRESRDGLKVGGHQASSASMATIMSALYFSVLQPEDRVAVKPHASPVFHAIQYLYGRQSLDQLQRFRSLGGAQSYPSRTKDKDDVDFSTGSVGLGVAMTAFASITQDYMIAHGALAPEKAGRMISLLGDAELDEGNIYECVIEGAKHDLRNCWWIVDYNRQSLDATTWDSMFLRFADIFQAVGWDVITLKYGRKLQAAFARKGGAELERWIDESPNDLYAALSFQGGAAWRARLMADIGDRPGVKALLASYDDDALAGLMTNLAGHDLGLLLDTFHAVKDERPKFFIVYTIKGFGLPFQGHKDNHSGLMTVAQMETFQKRNRVPEGREWDKFAGLPREAAEYEAFLAAAPFAGRKTERPEAPRIAVPGLAEFPRPSGKQSTQVAFGKILNDLARAGGELADAIVTTSPDVTVSTNLGGFVNQRGLFAREGRRDQFKDSNIASPQKWIMGPKGQHIELGIAENNLFLLLAALGLSGDLFGRRVMPVGTLYDPFINRGLDALNYACYQDARFLLVATPSGLTLAPEGGAHQSIHTPLIGMAQDKLSYFEPAYVDELSAIMRWAFGHMQDADGGSVYLRLSTRALEQPARELDEAQLVEGAYWEVEPAAGADLAVVYAGAVAPEAREAFELMLEDVPGAGLLAVPSPDRLHRGWTAGMGGTGSHVERLLSRLAPHAALVTVIDGPPATLSWLGGVLGHKVRALGLERFGQSGDVPDLYRAYRLDAEAILDAAAAALA from the coding sequence ATGAACGCTCCCCTGCCCGCCCAAAGCCTCGCCAACCATGCTCAGGACGTGATCGCCGAGCTGGACGACAAGGTGCGCTGGCTGTCGGCCTGGACCATCCACAACGCCAACCACCTGCGCGAGAGCCGCGACGGGCTGAAGGTGGGCGGGCACCAGGCCAGCTCGGCCTCGATGGCCACCATCATGTCGGCGCTCTATTTCTCGGTGCTGCAGCCCGAGGACCGGGTGGCGGTGAAGCCGCACGCCAGCCCCGTGTTCCACGCCATCCAGTACCTCTATGGCCGCCAGAGCCTGGACCAGCTGCAGCGGTTCCGCAGCCTGGGCGGGGCGCAGTCCTATCCCTCGCGCACCAAGGACAAGGACGACGTCGACTTCTCCACCGGCTCGGTCGGGCTGGGCGTGGCCATGACCGCCTTCGCCTCGATCACCCAGGACTACATGATCGCCCACGGGGCCCTGGCGCCGGAAAAGGCCGGGCGGATGATCTCGCTCTTGGGCGACGCCGAGCTGGACGAGGGCAACATCTATGAGTGCGTGATCGAGGGGGCCAAGCACGACCTGAGGAACTGCTGGTGGATCGTCGACTACAACCGCCAGAGCCTGGACGCGACCACCTGGGATTCGATGTTCCTGCGCTTCGCCGACATCTTCCAGGCGGTGGGCTGGGACGTGATCACCCTGAAATATGGGAGGAAGCTGCAGGCCGCCTTCGCCCGCAAGGGCGGGGCCGAGCTGGAGCGCTGGATCGACGAGAGCCCCAACGACCTCTATGCGGCCCTGAGCTTCCAGGGCGGGGCGGCCTGGCGCGCGCGGCTGATGGCCGATATCGGCGACAGGCCGGGGGTGAAGGCGCTGCTGGCGTCCTATGACGACGACGCCCTGGCCGGGCTGATGACCAACCTGGCGGGGCACGACCTGGGGCTTCTGCTCGACACCTTCCATGCGGTGAAGGACGAGCGGCCCAAGTTCTTCATCGTCTACACCATCAAGGGCTTTGGCCTGCCGTTCCAGGGGCACAAGGACAACCATTCGGGCCTGATGACCGTGGCCCAGATGGAGACCTTCCAGAAGCGCAACCGGGTGCCCGAGGGCCGTGAGTGGGACAAGTTCGCCGGCCTGCCGCGCGAGGCGGCCGAGTACGAGGCCTTCCTGGCCGCCGCGCCCTTCGCCGGGCGCAAGACCGAGCGGCCCGAGGCGCCGCGGATCGCCGTGCCGGGGCTAGCCGAATTCCCGCGGCCGAGCGGCAAGCAGTCGACCCAGGTGGCGTTCGGCAAGATCCTCAACGACCTGGCGCGCGCCGGCGGCGAACTGGCCGACGCCATCGTGACGACCTCGCCCGACGTGACCGTCTCCACCAACCTGGGGGGGTTCGTCAACCAGCGCGGCCTGTTCGCGCGCGAGGGCCGGCGCGACCAGTTCAAGGATTCCAACATCGCCTCGCCGCAGAAGTGGATTATGGGACCCAAGGGCCAGCACATCGAGCTGGGCATAGCCGAGAACAACCTGTTCCTGCTGCTGGCGGCGCTGGGCCTGTCGGGCGATCTGTTCGGGCGGCGGGTGATGCCGGTCGGCACGCTCTACGATCCCTTCATCAACCGCGGCCTCGATGCCCTGAACTATGCCTGCTACCAGGACGCCCGGTTCCTTTTGGTCGCGACCCCGTCGGGCCTGACCCTGGCGCCCGAGGGCGGGGCGCACCAGTCGATCCATACGCCCCTGATCGGCATGGCCCAGGACAAGCTGTCGTACTTCGAGCCCGCCTATGTGGACGAGCTGTCGGCGATCATGCGCTGGGCGTTCGGGCACATGCAGGATGCGGACGGCGGCTCGGTTTACCTGCGCCTGTCGACCCGGGCGCTGGAGCAGCCGGCGCGGGAGCTGGACGAGGCCCAGCTGGTCGAGGGCGCCTATTGGGAGGTCGAGCCCGCGGCCGGGGCGGACCTGGCCGTGGTCTATGCCGGGGCGGTGGCGCCCGAGGCGCGGGAGGCGTTCGAGCTGATGCTGGAGGACGTGCCGGGCGCGGGCCTGCTGGCCGTGCCGAGCCCCGACCGGCTGCACCGCGGCTGGACCGCCGGCATGGGCGGGACCGGCTCGCATGTGGAGCGGCTCCTGTCGCGCCTGGCGCCGCACGCCGCCCTGGTCACGGTGATCGACGGCCCGCCGGCGACCCTGTCCTGGCTGGGCGGCGTCTTGGGCCACAAGGTCCGCGCGCTGGGCCTGGAGCGCTTCGGCCAGTCCGGCGACGTGCCCGACCTCTACCGCGCCTATCGCCTGGACGCCGAGGCGATCCTGGACGCCGCGGCGGCGGCTCTTGCCTAG
- a CDS encoding YybH family protein — MRGGWLAMAAGAAMALAAGWAAAQGTPAPAASGTAQAAKPAAAAPKGPSASGPSDRAQIQALLKAYNKAFNAKDADGVMAAYAKKGLFVFDVSPPREHVGWDDYKKDWTEMFAAFPGPLTNTISEQTLNIVGPVAWGHNVQDTSFTAKDGSKTEVTVRVTDVFRKTGGAWRIVEEHVSVPVDLATGKADLMSKP, encoded by the coding sequence ATGCGTGGAGGATGGCTTGCGATGGCGGCCGGCGCGGCGATGGCGCTGGCGGCGGGATGGGCGGCGGCGCAAGGAACGCCGGCGCCGGCGGCCTCGGGGACGGCCCAGGCGGCCAAGCCCGCGGCGGCGGCGCCCAAGGGCCCCAGCGCCTCTGGTCCAAGTGATCGGGCGCAGATCCAGGCGCTGCTGAAGGCCTACAACAAGGCCTTCAACGCCAAGGACGCCGACGGGGTGATGGCGGCCTACGCCAAGAAGGGCCTGTTCGTCTTCGACGTCTCCCCGCCGCGCGAGCACGTGGGCTGGGACGACTACAAGAAGGACTGGACCGAGATGTTCGCGGCCTTTCCCGGGCCTTTGACCAATACGATCAGCGAGCAGACCCTGAACATCGTCGGGCCGGTGGCCTGGGGCCACAACGTGCAGGACACCAGCTTCACCGCCAAGGACGGGAGCAAGACCGAGGTCACGGTCCGGGTGACGGACGTGTTCCGCAAGACCGGCGGCGCCTGGCGGATCGTCGAGGAGCACGTCTCGGTGCCGGTGGACCTGGCGACCGGCAAGGCGGATCTGATGTCGAAGCCGTAG